A genomic window from Dama dama isolate Ldn47 chromosome 6, ASM3311817v1, whole genome shotgun sequence includes:
- the LOC133058859 gene encoding RE1-silencing transcription factor-like encodes MATQVMGQSSGGGGLFTGSGPMGMALPNDMYDLPDLSRAELAAPQLIMLANVALTGEVNGGCCDYVVGEERQMAELMPVGDSNFSDSDGEGLEESPEVKGEPSGLEKMDLESLELSVVQPRPVFEASAASETYSSNKDLPQETPAAEDKCKTLKTKPFRCKPCQYEAESEEQFVHHIRVHSAKKFFVEESAEKQAKARESGSSPGEEGDFSKGPIRCDRCGYNTNRYDHYTAHLKHHTRAGDNERVYKCIICTYTTVSEYHWRKHLRNHFPRKVYTCGKCNYFSDRKNNYVQHVRTHTGERPYKCELCPYSSSQKTHLTRHMRTHSGEKPFKCDQCSYVASNQHEVTRHARQVHNGPKPLNCPHCDYKTADRSNFKKHVELHVNPRQFNCPVCDYAASKKCNLQYHFKSKHPTCPNKTMDVSKVKLKKTKKREADLPDNKITSEKPETEQAKVKGDVTGKKNERSVKGEKKENVSKEKRPCSNASSQVTTRTRKSAMEAKEVDVSPGNNSEKSCRSKKSKRKVEAEAHSLQEPVNDEEPVTKKKKKAESKSKNSQAVPKGDSKVEENKKQNICMKNKRKTVRSKPCKKSSQPAQRRPTQMESAQVGCVQTEPPPPPPPSPPPPVGGVEVEVVQKGPVQMEPPPPLEPPPPLEPVQATPVQMEPPPPLEPVQATPVQMEPPPPLPPPPLPRPPPEPAQVGSVQTEPPPPPSPPPPVGDAEMEVVQTGPVQTEPPPPTEPIPRRSPRRDHGKEKSSMLSERARKEQVLIEVGLVPVKDAQRLKESACAQDLSPPSPALPKENSSGEESQGQHLFPAGEGKKEAPPQKAGAEEADESRAGLAAVIKASANTSSSEQNLNMPEGETSEDKHQAEAVLCEMEVDTDERKAANFPSRAATVEEPVSPPLPALPLEKHEAVSTAAVASPPLTVAVGESQEMDEDEGIHSHDGSDLSDNTSEDSDDSGLNGARPVPQEASGKDGKEALAARVAEGDFVCIFCDRSFRKEKDYSKHLNRHLVNVYFLEKAAQGQE; translated from the exons ATGGCCACCCAGGTGATGGGGCAGTCTTCCGGAGGAGGAGGGCTGTTCACCGGCAGTGGCCCCATGGGCATGGCCTTGCCAAATGACATGTACGACTTGCCCGATCTCTCTCGAGCTGAACTGGCTGCGCCTCAGCTCATCATGTTGGCAAACGTGGCCTTAACTGGGGAAGTAAATGGCGGCTGCTGTGATTATGTGGTTGGCGAAGAAAGACAGATGGCAGAATTGATGCCTGTTGGGGATAGCAACTTCTCAGATAGTGACGGAGAAGGACTTGAGGAGTCTCCTGAGGTGAAAGGCGAACCCAGTGGGCTGGAGAAGATGGACCTGGAAAGTTTGGAACTCAGCGTTGTCCAGCCACGGCCTGTGTTCGAGGCGTCAGCTGCCTCAGAAACGTACAGCTCCAACAAAGACCTTCCTCAGGAGACGCCCGCAGCAGAGGACAAGTGCAAGACCTTGAAGACCAAACCCTTCCGCTGTAAACCGTGCCAGTACGAGGCCGAATCTGAAGAGCAGTTTGTGCATCACATCCGAGTTCATAGCGCCAAGAAATTTTTTGTGGAGGAAAGTGCAGAGAAGCAAGCAAAAGCCAGGGAATCCGGCTCTTCTCCTGGGGAAGAGGGCGATTTCTCCAAGGGCCCCATCCGCTGTGACCGCTGTGGCTACAACACCAATCGCTATGATCACtacactgctcacctgaaacatCACACCCGAGCCGGGGACAATGAGCGCGTCTACAAGTGCATCATATGCACGTACACCACAGTGAGCGAGTATCACTGGAGGAAGCACCTGAGAAACCACTTTCCAAGGAAGGTTTACACATGTGGGAAAtgcaactatttttcagacagaaaaAACAATTATGTTCAGCATGTTCGAACTCATACAG GTGAACGTCCGTATAAATGTGAACTTTGTCCTTACTCAAGTTCTCAGAAGACTCATTTAACCAGACATATGCGTACTCATTCAG GTGAGAAGCCATTTAAGTGTGACCAGTGCAGCTATGTGGCCTCTAATCAGCATGAAGTAACCCGCCACGCAAGACAGGTTCACAACGGGCCCAAACCTCTAAACTGCCCCCACTGTGACTACAAAACAGCAGACAGAAGTAACTTCAAAAAGCACGTGGAGCTGCATGTGAATCCACGGCAGTTCAACTGCCCTGTGTGTGACTATGCAGCTTCCAAGAAGTGTAATCTGCAGTATCATTTCAAATCTAAGCATCCTACGTGTCCTAATAAAACCATGGATGTCTCAAAGGTGAAACTAAAGAAAACCAAGAAGCGAGAGGCTGACTTGCCTGATAACAAAATCACCAGTGAGAAACCAGAAACAGAGCAGGCAAAAGTAAAGGGGGATGTGACTGGGAAGAAAAATGAGAGGTCTGTAAaaggggagaagaaagagaacGTTTCAAAAGAGAAACGGCCTTGTAGTAATGCCTCAAGCCAGGTGACCACCAGAACTCGCAAATCGGCCATGGAAGCGAAAGAAGTGGATGTGTCCCCAGGAAACAATTCAGAAAAGAGCTGCAGaagcaagaaaagcaaaaggaaggtggaagctgaagcccattccTTACAAGAGCCTGTTAATGATGAGGAACCtgtgacaaaaaagaaaaagaaggcagaaagcaaaTCCAAAAATAGTCAGGCAGTGCCAAAGGGTGACAGCAAAGTagaggagaataaaaagcaaaacatttgcatgaaaaacaagaggaaaacCGTGAGAAGTAAACCATGTAAGAAGAGCAGCCAGCCTGCTCAGAGGAGGCCCACTCAGATGGAGTCTGCTCAGGTGGGGTGTGTTCAGACGGAGCCgcccccccctcctcccccttcccctccccctcctgtgGGGGGCGTTGAGGTCGAGGTTGTCCAGAAGGGGCCTGTTCAGATGGAGCCGCCTCCTCCCCTGGAGCCGCCTCCTCCCCTGGAGCCTGTTCAGGCCACCCCTGTTCAGATGGAGCCGCCGCCTCCCCTGGAGCCTGTTCAGGCCACCCCTGTTCAGATggagccccctcctccccttcctcctcctccccttccccgtCCTCCCCCAGAGCCTGCTCAGGTGGGGTCTGTTCAGACAgagcctcctcctcccccttcccctcctcctcctgtgggGGACGCTGAGATGGAGGTGGTTCAGACGGGGCCTGTTCAGACAGAGCCGCCGCCTCCCACGGAGCCGATCCCCAGAAGGTCTCCTCGCAGAGATCATGGAAAGGAGAAGTCCAGCATGCTGAGTGAAAGGGCGCGGAAGGAGCAGGTCCTCATTGAGGTCGGCTTAGTGCCTGTTAAAGACGCGCAGCGTCTGAAGGAAAGTGCCTGTGCCCAGGATCTCTCCCCACCGTCACCAGCCCTGCCAAAGGAAAACTCAAGCGGGGAGGAATCGCAAGGCCAGCATTTGTTCCCTGCAGgcgaaggaaagaaagaagcccCTCCTCAAAAAGCGGGAGCAGAAGAGGCAGATGAGAGTCGAGCTGGTCTTGCTGCTGTTATCAAGGCATCTGCCAACACTTCATCCTCTGAACAAAACTTGAATATGCCAGAGGGGGAAACTTCAGAGGATAAACATCAGGCCGAAGCTGTGCTCTGTGAAATGGAGGTGGACACTGACGAGAGGAAAGCAGCGAATTTCCCCAGCAGAGCCGCGACAGTTGAAGAACCAGTTTCACCACCACTTCCTGCTCTGccgctggaaaaacatgaagcggtgtccacGGCGGCTGTGGCGTCCCCACCTCTCACCGTGGCAGTGGGTGAGTCTCAGGAAATGGATGAAGACGAAGGCATCCACAGTCACGATGGAAGCGACCTGAGTGACAACACGTCAGAGGACAGTGACGATTCTGGATTGAACGGGGCTCGGCCAGTCCCACAGGAGGCCAGTGGGAAAGATGGAAAGGAGGCCTTGGCTGCCAGAGTGGCCGAGGGAGATTTCGTTTGTATCTTCTGTGATCGTTCTTTTCGAAAGGAAAAAGATTACAGCAAACACCTCAATCGCCATCTGGTCAATGTATATTTCCTTGAAAAAGCAGCTCAAGGGCAGGAGTAA